The Fimbriimonadia bacterium genome contains the following window.
GTCCCACCCATACGTCACCTTCCGCCCGAGGTCGAAGAAGTCGTAGTGGGGCAGCAGGCCGTACAGCAGGTTAGCGAACCCGTTCCACGCTCCTGTCTCGCCGTGGTACAGCAGCGTGATTCGAGTGAATGCCCCGGAACCGAGTGCTAGGATGAGCGAAAGTACCACCGCTGCACCGTGCGTCATCAACACCGCTAGCGCCACCGTCAACGCGCACAGCCACACAAGGCCGACGGCCTTAAGCAGCACGTACTGCACGAAAATCTTTGCGACAGGGACGCCGAAGCAGGCCAAGAGCACTCGCGCCGTAGCGGCCAATAGCAGGAATGCCAGAATGGCAGTCAGACTCGCGGCAACCCACTTGCCCAGCAGCAGCTGCCACCGCGAGATCGGTCGGGCCATCAGAGGATAAATGGTTCTACGCTGCACCTCTTCAGGAATCTGCCGCGCGGCAACGATGACCGCTAATACGGTAGAGAACAGGCCGATAACAGTGAACGTGACATCGCGCAGGAACACCTCGAGCCCTCGAACACCGAAGAACCCGAAGGTCGCAGCCCCCGCGATCATCAGCCCCATCAGCACCAGAACGACGTAGACGTCCTTCCGACGGAAGGTCTCCAGCATCCCAGCGACTGCGAGAGCCCGGCAGGTTCGAATGGTGGCCATCATGCCGCCCTCGCCTCCTCTAGTGCCGCACCGCTCACTAGGTCAACGAAATAGTCCTCCAACGACTCGACGCGGCCCCGCAGCGCCTCCACTCGTTCCTCCGCGACCAGTTTGCCCTGGTGAATAACCAGCACTCGATCGCACAGCATCTCCACCTCGCTCAGCTCGTGCGACGAGAACAGCAC
Protein-coding sequences here:
- a CDS encoding ABC transporter permease, yielding MMATIRTCRALAVAGMLETFRRKDVYVVLVLMGLMIAGAATFGFFGVRGLEVFLRDVTFTVIGLFSTVLAVIVAARQIPEEVQRRTIYPLMARPISRWQLLLGKWVAASLTAILAFLLLAATARVLLACFGVPVAKIFVQYVLLKAVGLVWLCALTVALAVLMTHGAAVVLSLILALGSGAFTRITLLYHGETGAWNGFANLLYGLLPHYDFFDLGRKVTYGWDPVPSWVLGYLIGYAVLTSLVWLGIGWLRFRKAPL